CAGCAGCCGGCTGCGTCGTCGCCGCCATTGTTGCGCTCCTCGTCCTGCTCGGAGGAGACGAGGTGACCGGCATCCGCGTGGACGCCGCCATGATGATCCGGCAGCCGTCCGAGTCCGTCCCCGCCACGTTCCGCGAGGCCCCGGCCTTCCGCAACGGCGCCGagtgcgccggcgccggcagcgagAAGGTGAACGTGGCCATGACGCTGGACGCCAACTACCTCCGCGGCACCATGGCCGGCGTGCTCTCCATCCTCCAGCACACGGCGTGCCCCGAGAGCGTGGCGTTccacttcctcgccacccggaTGGACGGCGACCTGGTGGGCATGGTGCGCGCCACCTTCCCGTACCTGGACCTCCGCGTGTACCGCTTCGACCCGTCCCGGGTCCGGGGCCGGATCTCCCGCTCCATCCGCCACGCCCTCGACCAGCCGCTCAACTACGCCCGGATCTACCTCGCCGACACGCTGCCCCCCGACGTGCGCCGTGTCATCTACCTCGACTCCGacgtcatcgtcgtcgacgACATCCGAACACTCTTCTCCGTCGACCTGGGCGGCCACGTCGTCGGCGCGCCCGAGTACTGCCACGCCAACTTCACCAACTACTTCACCGACGCCTTCTGGACGGACCCGGCGCTCAGCGGCACCTTCCGGGGCCGCCGCCCTTGCTACTTCAACACGGGCGTCATGGTGATGGACGTCGACAGGTGGCGCAACGGCGGCTACACGAGGCGGGTGGAAGGCTGGATGGCCGTGCAGAAGCAGAAGAGGATCTACCACCTCGGCTCGCTGCCGCCGTTCCTGCTGGTGCTCGCCGGGGACATCCAGGCCGTCGATCACCGGTGGAACCAGCACGGGCTCGGCGGCGACAACGTCAAGGGCCGGTGCCGAGGCCTGCACCCGGGGCCCATCAGCCTGCTGCACTGGAGCGGCAAGGGCAAGCCGTGGCACCGGCTCGATGCGCGGCGGCCGTGCGCCGTCGACTACCTCTGGGCGCCCTACGATCTCTAccggccgtcgtcgccggtgcTCGAGGAGTGAGCAGCACCTACACCATACAATCAGAAAAAAGAGCTAAAGTAATCATCATCAATCACTCAGTTTCTGCAGaacagacatgcatgcatgcgtgcaaaAAGCAAAATTACACGATGGATcatctccatgcatgcatgtatgtcaAATGCATCTCTTCCTATCACGTACGCACGTTAAAAATGTGCATCAAACAAGGTTGAAGAAATGGTGgtggtacgtacgtacgtagaaGAAGAGAATCGGTGCTGTTTCTTGGGGTCTAGCTTGATTTGGGAGGTTAAATTGAGGCAAATTGTGCTTCTTGGTTATCGATCTCCCTTTGGGTGGGTTCTTGTTTAATTTGTTCTGCTCATCGTCGTTTTGTATAGGCCATTCTGTAATGTGTAAAGATTAGTGTGCACGGTGGGAGGTGAGGGAAATTGACTCTCAAAAATGTATGTATACCGCTGTGTATATATTATCAGTTTATATTTATACAAGGACAGATCGCTTCAAAATTAAACAAACACCTCATGTTGAATGGAATGATTGGCTCGTTGAGGTCAAGTTTGCGACGGTTGTTGACCAATTCTGTTGTTCTCAGTTTGTGCGCATGCGCACAAACTTAGAACTCTGCCATAAATAGTACGCTTAACACGTATGATTGGATATATTTCTCCTCGGTTTCAGTACGTAAGAGTTTAATTATGATCCTAAACTCTCATTTCTTGCCAATTATGCCAAAAGCCGAGTGcgaaaaaagaacaaatgtAAAATTAGTTTTGTTGTCGTAGTAGAACAACACTAGATTTAGGAGCTTGAGAGTGCAGTCGTTATTGAAGCTCTCTAGACCTATCTTCTTGAGTTTATTTAAAAGATGCTCTTTAGATCTCTCTTCTTGAGTTTATTTAAAAAACGATGAAATGAGTTGCACACCTCTTGAGCTGTACGTAGGATACATGACATGACCATGGATGAATTTTGGTGGGAGATACAAAGAGAGGAATCCTTGAACTACTTGGAGCCCCTCGTTTTCTCTTACACGTATACTTGGGTCTTTT
This is a stretch of genomic DNA from Brachypodium distachyon strain Bd21 chromosome 1, Brachypodium_distachyon_v3.0, whole genome shotgun sequence. It encodes these proteins:
- the LOC100842064 gene encoding probable galacturonosyltransferase-like 4 — its product is MPPPAAGCVVAAIVALLVLLGGDEVTGIRVDAAMMIRQPSESVPATFREAPAFRNGAECAGAGSEKVNVAMTLDANYLRGTMAGVLSILQHTACPESVAFHFLATRMDGDLVGMVRATFPYLDLRVYRFDPSRVRGRISRSIRHALDQPLNYARIYLADTLPPDVRRVIYLDSDVIVVDDIRTLFSVDLGGHVVGAPEYCHANFTNYFTDAFWTDPALSGTFRGRRPCYFNTGVMVMDVDRWRNGGYTRRVEGWMAVQKQKRIYHLGSLPPFLLVLAGDIQAVDHRWNQHGLGGDNVKGRCRGLHPGPISLLHWSGKGKPWHRLDARRPCAVDYLWAPYDLYRPSSPVLEE